One window of Clarias gariepinus isolate MV-2021 ecotype Netherlands chromosome 21, CGAR_prim_01v2, whole genome shotgun sequence genomic DNA carries:
- the ak6 gene encoding adenylate kinase isoenzyme 6, producing the protein MRIMKRPNILLTGTPGVGKTTLGKELAQKTGLTYINVGDLAKEGQLFDGFDDEYQCPILDEDRVVDELEDKMTEGGVIVDYHGCDFFPERWFHIVFVLRTDNTNLYSRLESRGYTGKKLQDNVQCEIFQTIYEEAMEAYKEEIVHQLPSNEPDDLERNLEQISQWIEQWMKDNN; encoded by the exons GAACCCCAGGCGTAGGGAAAACAACACTTGGAAAGGAACTGGCTCAGAAGACCGGACTAACGTACATCAACGTTGGAGATCTGGCCAAGGAAG GTCAGCTGTTCGATGGCTTTGATGATGAATACCAGTGTCCCATCCTGGATGAGGACAGG GTTGTGGATGAACTGGAGGACAAGATGACTGAAGGGGGCGTGATTGTAGACTACCACGGCTGTGACTTCTTCCCAGAGCGCTGGTTTCACATCGTGTTCGTCCTCCGCACGGACAACACCAACCTTTATAGCCGACTCGAGAGCAG GGGTTACACAGGGAAGAAGCTTCAGGACAACGTTCAGTGTGAAATCTTCCAGACCATCTACGAGGAGGCCATGGAGGCATATAAGGAGGAGATCGTGCACCAGCTGCCCAGCAACGAGCCCGATGACCTGGAGAGGAACCTGGAGCAGATATCACAGTGGATCGAGCAGTGGATGAAAGACAATAACTGA